In one window of Megalopta genalis isolate 19385.01 chromosome 4, iyMegGena1_principal, whole genome shotgun sequence DNA:
- the LOC117220354 gene encoding uncharacterized protein LOC117220354: protein MAYMILTIGVTCPSTCTSSEAPVCEDLAQHPPGRDSSKRRASSRVCTTNNIWSFEPDTVWKGPHSTVTLLEDLAVDLYIHAAAVCENWAHHTPGRDRSKRQSSSGSTLRAQDHSRLQQEPRNVSFHRRGNSIQDVIVYWDSGRTSSRQDAAGILRDDLRKPRALHIMETVKSCVSERRTLKARLTMFKKFLESEGATADVIAFEKRVRTSEGLYETFSRIQTQIECAVMDTPHEEAQFAERESFETNYYTIMSKAETLLLRARGNSVTATNTQHSATPSLSDTFPAVRLPTIKLPTFKGDCEQWIRFRDTFTSLVHDSDRLNDIDRFNYLTSALSGSAARVIESYSVSASNYKLAWERLRERYDNPRLLVNHHLNSLLDLEQLKRPCSKGLSEFADTAINNIRALESLLTPEQFRDALISKCLAKKLDPVSLDEWDKRSMHSSESPTLKEFATFLEQRAQYLERRESNQSVMGNVGSDRPKNTPRRQGGFKPFVPATHVANQTEKCRLCDGIHVISHCPEFLAMSVEQRHGAVRSSHLCFNCLAPNHGARACTRSNCRRCGNKHHTLLHKEAASAAPESSPQEELPGSFNAHVLQSHAANVLTECTVLSTASVLIGDSKGKYHECRALLDVGSQANFVTTAFCERIGLPRRAIDATVGSLGLTKNPIRSSAQLAMKSRIGNFKSALTCLVMDTITEELPNVALNKIRITTPPGILPADPHFQTTGPVDLLIGAGLFWDLLCIGRVRVGVGNLMWQKTLLGWVLGGGLPGSTPRHRAMSCHTATNSDLEIGLSRFWEVEEVGNAEVNGKDHDPCEQHFVENTRRDEQGRFVVAIPFNDRIHELGESRPQAERRLLNPERKFRKQPDLQEQYKEFLREYENLGHMSRLDPKDIGGVSGSYYLPHHAVMKGNSTTTKLRVVFDGSAKTSSGVSLNDTQRVGPPTQDELFDILLRFRKHAIVVSADVAKMYRQVAVRGKDRSYQRILWRFSEHDAIGEYSLNTVTYGTASASYLATRVLQQIGKDCAHSLPDVSEVILSDFYVDDLLTGCETYEQALGLRNELSSVLAKAGFPLRKWASNDLRLADRNVDNAQNLTFKSLDREPKILGLLWSTSDDKLGYDVGHGKPSRITKRHVLAEIAQIFDPLGLIGPVIVKAKMFIQLLWQIRLGWDESLPQSLHAQWQRFRGEIPAVSELRIPRRVLQVQRDVSIHGFSDASERAYGAAVYLRSRASDGSWVVFLLCAKSRVAPLKTVSLPRLELCGAVLLARLIARVRKALKIKALRIHCWTDSQVVLAWLKDSPSRWKTFIANRVAEVQTLTEITSWGHVISSDNPADLLSRGASPTVLKGNKLWWHGPDWLISEERDWPHREVKISTVEVPEARSVQLVKLTTSVSPEHPVLKLIEGQSCYSKLLRILAYVLRFCSKSQRTDKASRSKCQGSPSVTELSSAERIVIRVTQNHHHSVEMRQLGARQPLDRTSSLLSLNPFVDELGIIRVGGRLRNAPIAFSRKHPILIPSSSPLAVLIIRREHLRLLHAGCQQTLASLHANYWIPSGGRITRKVLRSCMICFRTKPGAAQPQMGNLPADRVTPARAFSTCGVDYAGPFLVVDSGRSRTSRKAYLCLFVCFVTKAVHLELAVDLTTDSFLNCLRRFTARRGMCRVIHSDNGTNFIGARNELRDLGHLLASPAHNDKVKGALAQNKIQWQLIPPRAPHFGGLWERAVRSVKTHLRRVIGEQRLTFEEMCTVLTQVEACLNSRPLHPLSSDPSDLNPLTPGHFLVGEALTALPHVHLLDTPRNRLNRFQLLQQMVQHFWKRWHQEYLHGLQQRRKWRQGCAVVPKVGALVLIKEDNLPPMKWALGRIWELHPGQDGVCRVVTLRTAQGTLKRPTTRICLLPLEDELTGSSTVEPPPIL, encoded by the exons ACTTGCCCGTCGACTTGTACATCCAGTGAGGCGCCTGTGTGTGAGGACTTGGCTCAACACCCCCCTGGACGTGATAGCAGCAAGCGACGTGCATCTTCAAGGGTTTGCACGACCAAtaacatttggtccttcgagccggatactGTGTGGAAAGGTCCACACAGTACTGTAACATTGTTGGAAGACTTGGCCGTCGACTTGTACATCCA TGCGGCTGCCGTGTGTGAGAACTGGGCTCACCACACCCCTGGACGTGATAGGAGCAAGAGACAGTCGTCATCAGGGTCCACGCTTCGAGCGCAAGACCACTCGAGATTGCAGCAAGAGCCACGCAACGTAAGCTTCCATCGTCGAGGCAACAGCATCCAGGACGTCATTGTCTACTGGGACTCTGGACGCACCTCTAGCCGCCAGGACGCAGCAGGCATTCTAAGGGACGATTTGAGGAAGCCACGTG CCTTACACATCATGGAAACTGTAAAGTCATGCGTTAGTGAGCGCCGGACTCTCAAGGCCAGACTCACCATGTTCAAAAAATTCCTCGAGTCTGAAGGCGCAACAGCAGATGTAATAGCTTTTGAGAAACGCGTGAGAACGAGTGAGGGTCTCTACGAAACCTTCAGCCGCATTCAGACCCAAATAGAATGTGCTGTCATGGACACCCCACACGAGGAAGCGCAGTTTGCCGAGCGCGAGTCCTTTGAAACCAATTATTACACGATCATGTCCAAGGCCGAGACACTCCTTCTGAGAGCTCGCGGAAACTCAGTCACTGCGACCAATACTCAACATAGCGCCACGCCTTCGCTTTCTGACACCTTCCCCGCGGTTCGTCTGCCTACCATAAAATTGCCCACGTTCAAAGGGGACTGTGAGCAATGGATCCGTTTTCGCGACACCTTCACTTCGCTGGTTCACGATTCGGACAGGTTAAATGACATCGATCGCTTTAATTACTTGACGTCCGCCTTATCGGGATCCGCCGCGCGCGTCATAGAATCTTACAGCGTGTCGGCAAGCAACTACAAGTTAGCTTGGGAGCGATTGAGGGAAAGGTACGACAACCCCAGATTGCTCGTGAACCACCACCTAAACTCCCTTCTAGACTTAGAGCAACTTAAAAGGCCGTGCAGTAAGGGGCTTAGCGAGTTTGCCGACACCGCTATCAACAACATCCGCGCCCTCGAGTCTCTTCTTACCCCTGAGCAATTCCGCGACGCGCTTATTAGCAAATGCCTGGCGAAAAAGCTGGACCCGGTTTCCCTGGACGAGTGGGACAAGCGCTCTATGCATTCAAGCGAGTCGCCCACTCTCAAGGAGTTTGCGACTTTCTTGGAGCAGCGGGCTCAATATCTCGAGCGTAGGGAGTCGAACCAATCGGTCATGGGCAATGTAGGTTCTGACCGCCCAAAAAACACCCCACGGCGGCAGGGGGGTTTTAAGCCTTTCGTCCCCGCGACCCACGTCGCGAATCAGACAGAAAAATGTAGGCTATGTGACGGGATCCACGTGATCAGCCACTGTCCCGAGTTCTTGGCCATGTCCGTCGAACAAAGGCACGGGGCTGTGAGGAGTTCGCACCTATGTTTTAACTGTTTGGCGCCAAATCATGGCGCAAGGGCCTGCACTCGCTCAAATTGCCGAAGGTGCGGTAACAAACACCACACCTTGCTGCACAAAGAAGCAGCTTCCGCAGCTCCGGAGAGTTCACCCCAGGAGGAACTTCCCGGGTCATTCAACGCCCATGTCTTGCAGTCACACGCCGCTAACGTGTTGACTGAATGTACTGTTTTGTCTACGGCGTCGGTTTTGATAGGCGACAGCAAGGGGAAGTATCACGAGTGCAGGGCACTGTTAGACGTAGGTTCCCAGGCCAATTTCGTGACCACCGCGTTTTGCGAGCGCATCGGACTGCCTCGACGGGCCATCGACGCAACGGTCGGCAGCTTAGGACTGACGAAGAACCCGATCCGATCTTCTGCCCAGCTGGCAATGAAATCGCGGATAGGGAACTTTAAATCAGCCCTCACGTGCTTGGTGATGGACACCATCACGGAAGAGCTGCCCAACGTTGCGTTGAATAAAATCAGGATCACCACACCTCCGGGTATTTTACCGGCCGATCCCCACTTTCAGACCACGGGCCCTGTCGACTTATTAATTGGGGCAGGTCTGTTTTGGGACCTGTTGTGCATCGGCCGTGTTAGGGTAGGCGTGGGGAATCTGATGTGGCAGAAAACGCTGCTCGGTTGGGTGTTAGGTGGTGGTTTACCGGGTTCGACGCCCCGGCATAGGGCAATGTCGTGTCACACTGCGACGAACTCCGATTTGGAAATCGGCCTATCTCGGTTCTGGGAGGTCGAAGAGGTCGGTAACGCGGAAGTCAATGGCAAGGACCACGATCCGTGCGAGCAGCACTTCGTTGAAAATACTAGGCGCGACGAGCAGGGGCGATTCGTGGTAGCGATTCCGTTCAACGATAGGATCCATGAATTGGGAGAGTCCCGTCCTCAGGCGGAACGTAGGCTTCTGAATCCAGAACGCAAATTCAGGAAGCAGCCCGACCTCCAAGAGCAGTATAAGGAGTTCCTTCGCGAGTATGAAAATCTGGGCCATATGTCAAGATTGGATCCGAAGGACATAGGAGGGGTCAGCGGTAGCTATTACCTGCCTCATCATGCAGTGATGAAGGGCAATAGCACGACCACCAAACTTCGGGTCGTCTTTGATGGTTCAGCGAAAACCTCGTCGGGCGTTTCGTTGAATGATACACAAAGGGTAGGCCCCCCCACACAGGATGAGCTGTTTGACATCCTGTTGCGATTTCGTAAACATGCCATTGTTGTGTCCGCGGATGTTGCCAAAATGTATCGCCAGGTCGCGGTTAGAGGGAAAGACCGAAGCTACCAACGCATCCTGTGGCGCTTTTCAGAACACGATGCCATAGGGGAGTACAGCCTCAACACCGTCACCTACGGCACCGCGTCCGCTTCCTACCTGGCCACTCGGGTCCTTCAGCAGATCGGGAAGGATTGCGCGCACTCGCTGCCAGATGTTAGCGAAGTCATCCTGAGCGACTTCTATGTCGACGATCTGCTGACCGGTTGCGAAACTTATGAGCAGGCGTTAGGGTTGCGAAATGAGCTTTCTTCGGTGTTAGCCAAGGCCGGATTTCCGCTCAGGAAATGGGCAAGCAACGATCTCAGGTTGGCAGATCGGAATGTAGACAACGCCCAAAACTTGACATTCAAATCACTAGATCGCGAGCCCAAGATTTTGGGCCTATTATGGTCGACATCCGATGACAAATTAGGGTACGACGTAGGGCATGGGAAACCTTCGCGTATAACTAAGCGGCATGTACTAGCTGAAATTGCCCAAATTTTCGACCCGCTAGGATTAATTGGCCCCGTGATCGTGAAGGCAAAAATGTTCATTCAGCTGCTTTGGCAGATTCGGCTTGGATGGGACGAAAGCTTGCCCCAATCCTTGCACGCTCAGTGGCAAAGGTTTCGTGGTGAGATTCCCGCAGTCTCCGAATTGCGAATTCCGCGGCGCGTGTTGCAGGTGCAGCGGGACGTATCCATACACGGGTTCTCCGACGCGTCGGAACGAGCATACGGGGCTGCCGTATACCTGCGCTCCCGGGCAAGTGACGGTTCTTGGGTCGTATTTTTATTGTGTGCCAAGTCTCGGGTGGCACCGTTGAAAACAGTTAGCCTACCGCGTTTAGAACTGTGCGGTGCAGTTTTATTGGCTAGGCTAATTGCGAGGGTTCGAAAAGCTTTAAAAATCAAGGCGCTAAGGATCCACTGCTGGACCGATAGCCAGGTGGTTCTTGCCTGGCTCAAGGACAGCCCCTCGAGGTGGAAAACATTTATCGCGAATAGGGTCGCCGAGGTGCAAACTTTGACTGAGATCACCAGTTGGGGACATGTCATCTCGTCGGACAACCCCGCGGATCTTTTGTCACGCGGTGCGAGTCCCACGGTTCTGAAAGGCAATAAGTTGTGGTGGCACGGCCCCGACTGGTTGATATCAGAGGAACGAGACTGGCCCCATAGGGAGGTCAAAATATCCACCGTAGAAGTACCAGAGGCGCGATCGGTTCAGTTAGTTAAATTGACAACCTCGGTTAGCCCGGAGCACCCAGTCTTGAAACTGATTGAAGGGCAGTCATGCTACAGCAAATTGCTACGAATCCTAGCATACGTTCTTAGATTTTGCTCCAAGAGTCAACGGACGGATAAGGCTTCGCGAAGCAAGTGTCAGGGTTCCCCGTCAGTCACGGAACTTTCCTCAGCCGAACGAATTGTAATCAGGGTCACGCAAAACCATCACCATAGCGTGGAAATGAGGCAGCTAGGAGCTAGGCAGCCGTTAGATCGAACAAGCTCGTTATTGTCCCTAAACCCCTTCGTGGACGAACTCGGGATCATTAGGGTGGGCGGCCGCCTGCGGAATGCTCCGATAGCCTTCTCGCGAAAACATCCGATCTTAATACCAAGTTCCAGTCCTCTGGCAGTCCTGATAATTCGGCGCGAGCATCTCCGATTGTTGCATGCCGGTTGCCAACAAACTCTCGCATCTCTTCACGCGAACTACTGGATTCCATCAGGCGGACGAATCACGCGGAAGGTTCTGCGTAGTTGCATGATATGTTTCCGGACGAAGCCTGGCGCCGCGCAACCCCAAATGGGTAATTTACCAGCCGATCGCGTTACTCCTGCTCGGGCCTTTTCTACGTGTGGCGTGGACTATGCCGGCCCGTTTCTAGTAGTGGACAGCGGGCGTTCTCGAACTAGTAGAAAGGCCTATCTATGCCTGTTTGTTTGCTTTGTGACCAAGGCAGTTCACTTGGAGTTGGCAGTGGATCTGACCACTGATTCATTTTTGAACTGCCTACGTAGATTCACTGCGCGACGAGGAATGTGTCGTGTCATACACTCGGACAATGGCACGAATTTTATTGGAGCGCGAAATGAGTTAAGGGACCTGGGTCACTTACTGGCATCCCCCGCTCACAACGACAAGGTTAAAGGGGCATTGGCTCAAAACAAGATCCAATGGCAGCTGATCCCCCCTCGCGCGCCGCATTTTGGCGGATTGTGGGAGCGGGCGGTCCGCTCCGTCAAAACGCACCTGAGACGTGTGATAGGCGAGCAGAGGCTCACATTTGAGGAGATGTGTACGGTACTAACACAGGTTGAAGCCTGTCTTAACTCCCGTCCCCTCCATCCTTTGTCGTCCGATCCTTCTGATCTGAACCCACTGACGCCTGGTCACTTCTTGGTGGGAGAGGCGTTGACGGCATTGCCTCATGTCCATCTCCTGGACACCCCGCGAAACCGGCTGAATAGGTTTCAGTTGTTACAGCAGATGGTTCAGCACTTCTGGAAGCGCTGGCACCAGGAATATCTGCATGGGCTCCAACAACGTCGGAAATGGAGACAAGGATGCGCTGTTGTTCCCAAGGTCGGTGCTCTGGTTCTCATCAAGGAGGACAATCTACCCCCCATGAAGTGGGCCCTAGGTCGCATCTGGGAGCTGCATCCCGGTCAGGATGGTGTCTGCAGGGTGGTCACCCTCCGTACAGCCCAGGGGACATTGAAGAGGCCCACCACCAGGATTTGCTTGCTGCCTCTCGAAGACGAGCTCACCGGATCGAGTACCGTTGAGCCACCGCCGATTTTATAA